The following nucleotide sequence is from Amblyraja radiata isolate CabotCenter1 chromosome 22, sAmbRad1.1.pri, whole genome shotgun sequence.
ttaaactccatcaccCATTCCCTAGCCCACTTGACCGGCTGATTAAGATCTTGCTGTGTTACTTTTGATAACCATTAAGGTTATGGAGGGAttagacagacaatgttttgggtcagaagccttcttcagagtctaaagaaggttttagtttagagatacagcacggaaacaggcactttggcccaccaagtctgcaccgaccaacgatcgtcgcacattaatgctatcctacacactagggacaatttacacttataccaagccaattaacctgcaaacctgtatgtttttgcagtgtgggaggaaactgaagatctcggagaaatgtcactgggagaacgtacaaactccgttcagccctcacccgtggtcgggattgaacccgggtctcccgaCACTGCAACCGCTATTagctagcaactctaccgctgtgcccccgTGTGCCCAAGTTCTGACTTAAAACATGACCTCCATAGAcgcagcctgatccgctgagttccttcaataTTTGACGAGAGTGTTgcttgtttaaatttttttttttaaccaaattgGAGGCTGCTGCAGTTATACAAATAATCCTTGCTGTGAGAGCACCAGGTTTAATCTCTTCCTGTTTTCCCAGTTTCCCctcaataaataaatgatgggtctttgtgccaaacattatggagggaactgTTGCATCTTTAAACAAGAACGCGACTGGGTCTGTGGTTTCTTTCAATATTGTAGTGTTGGGATGGAGAAAACAGTGAAAGCAAAGTTGTGGTCGTTTATAATAGTCGGTTTTatgatattatttttttttgtttcagagTTACCTTCCCAGCAGGCACGATGTCCTTCTTGCAAGAAAAGCCACCAAAGGAATTGTGGAGCACGATTTTGTCATAAAAGGCATTCCCTTCAAAATGGTGGATGTAGGTGGTCAACGATCTCAACGGCAGAAATGGTTTCAGTGCTTTGATGGAATTACTTCCATTTTGTTTATGGTCTCCTCCAGTGAATATGACCAGGTTCTTATGGAAGACAGGCGGACAAACCGTCTGGTTGAATCAATGAACATTTTCGAGACAATTGTAAACAACAAATTATTTTCTTCTGTCTCCGTTATTTTGTTTCTTAACAAAATGGACTTGCTTGTCGGGAAGGTGAAAACGGTCAGTATTAAGAAATATTTCCCAGACTTTGGATGGGAACCTCACAAACTGGAGGATGTACAAAAATACCTGGTGCTGTGCTTTAATAACAAACGACGAGATCGCAGCAAGCCACTGTTTCACCACTTCACAACGGCCATCGACACCGAAAACATTCGGTTTGTGTTTCATGCCGTGAAGGACACTATCCTGCAGGAGAATTTGAAAGATGTAATGCTGCAGTGAAGAGAGAAGTGAAGAGATCGCTGGATTTTGCATTGGTCCTTGGTATTCCCTGTGCCACTTGCACTTTGAATTCAGACTGGCCGGAGGGATTGGCCATGGGTATAGAAATTGCAGTGACTTTGAGTGAAAGCTTGATGCTTGACTGCATCATGGAAGTGCTTACAAGTGTCCTTTTTCAGTTCTGTAAAAGTTCTCAGAAGCATAGTGAGCAATAGTTCTAGACATTTGTTGCACTTGGGTCTCTTTTCTGATGTTTTGTGTTAAATGGGAAGGGTGGGCAATGAACAATCAAGTTTCATGCACCAAACTGGCAAGTACCAtgattgatctgcatggacaaagGTTTTGGAATATTATCTGTCTACCCAAGCTACTCAGTAGATTCCATCCCATTCTGGAATTTGGTTCTTTACTGCTGCTTAATGTAGACTTGATCTGGGATGTGCAGTCCCTTTTTGGCAGTGGATggctgttttttgttttttttagagaGAGCTGTGGATTGAAATTAAAATGGGTTAAAATTACAGCAATGCTACTTTTTGGATGAATATAATAGTCCCAGTTTAACAGTTGATTTAATTGGATTTCTAACCCTTCCATGGCCAGGTACAACTGCTGTTTGGTACTGCATGGAATTCTGTTCCATTGTGAATTTGTCTTTGTTATTGACAACTATTATTTTCATAAAGTTCCTTTGGAGATACGTCTTGTGTTGAGCATTCATGAGTTACATGAATTGTAATTAAACTTTCATTAGCAGACAGAAACCTCTGATGTCCAAATCTAATGGTTTTGTGCCTGAAAACGGGT
It contains:
- the gna12 gene encoding guanine nucleotide-binding protein subunit alpha-12, producing the protein MAELVQRLGACFPACRSSQSERAQRRRSRQIDASLARERRYVRRLVKILLLGAGESGKSTFLKQMRIIHGKDFDSKALEQFRDTIFENVIKGMKVLVDARNKLGIPWENTENEKHGMFVMAFENKCGMPVEPATFQLYVPALRALWQDSGIQEAYIRRREFQLGESVKYFLDNLDQIGQLSYLPSRHDVLLARKATKGIVEHDFVIKGIPFKMVDVGGQRSQRQKWFQCFDGITSILFMVSSSEYDQVLMEDRRTNRLVESMNIFETIVNNKLFSSVSVILFLNKMDLLVGKVKTVSIKKYFPDFGWEPHKLEDVQKYLVLCFNNKRRDRSKPLFHHFTTAIDTENIRFVFHAVKDTILQENLKDVMLQ